Proteins from a single region of Nakamurella deserti:
- a CDS encoding SGNH/GDSL hydrolase family protein, translated as MTFHRFVALGDSFTEGVGDPDDTRPNGVRGWADRVAEVLAARQDDLTYANLAIRGRKLGQIIAEQVEPAVALAPDLVTLYAGVNDVLRPRVDIDALVALYADGIRRLAATGARLVLFTAYDTGGPSASGIFAALRGRFAIYNELVREVADRHGATLVDFWRMRALDDPRMWDVDRLHLSPAGHQLVAIAVLDALGVAHDLQPLELAPAPVLSARDKRAADLVWARRHLAPWVKRRLTRSSSGDTLQPRRPVPSRLR; from the coding sequence GTGACTTTTCACCGCTTCGTGGCCCTGGGTGACTCCTTCACCGAAGGCGTCGGCGATCCCGACGACACGCGGCCGAACGGGGTGCGGGGCTGGGCCGACCGGGTCGCCGAGGTCCTGGCGGCGAGGCAGGACGACCTGACCTACGCCAACCTGGCCATCCGCGGCCGCAAGCTGGGCCAGATCATCGCCGAGCAGGTGGAGCCGGCGGTCGCGTTGGCGCCCGACCTCGTCACGCTCTACGCCGGCGTCAACGACGTCCTGCGTCCCCGGGTCGACATCGACGCTCTCGTCGCCCTCTACGCCGACGGCATCCGGCGGCTCGCCGCCACCGGTGCGCGTCTGGTCCTGTTCACCGCCTACGACACCGGCGGGCCGAGCGCGTCCGGGATCTTCGCCGCTCTCCGCGGCCGGTTCGCCATCTACAACGAGCTGGTGCGCGAGGTCGCCGACCGGCACGGTGCCACCCTCGTCGACTTCTGGCGGATGCGCGCGCTGGACGACCCGCGGATGTGGGACGTCGACCGTCTGCACCTGTCGCCGGCCGGTCATCAGCTGGTGGCCATCGCCGTCCTCGACGCGCTCGGCGTGGCGCACGACCTGCAGCCGCTGGAACTGGCTCCGGCGCCGGTGTTGTCGGCGCGTGACAAGCGGGCCGCCGACCTCGTCTGGGCCCGCCGCCATCTCGCCCCCTGGGTGAAGCGCCGACTCACCCGCTCCTCGTCCGGCGACACCCTGCAGCCACGCCGCCCGGTCCCGTCCCGGTTGCGGTGA
- a CDS encoding helix-turn-helix transcriptional regulator produces the protein MAEPASVQRPAARSAVTPLLGRRPELRRLLEASGVEPGGVPAAVLLSGDAGIGKTRLLEEAVVRAAGAGHLALVGHCLDLGDDAMPYQPFIEAFGSLDAAQSDEIVHRLPALDALLPARAGSDERRGGVDRTALFAAIAAALDHLAGTQPLLLVVEDAHWADGSTRQLLRFLLAQRFVAPVHLVISYRSDDLHRRHPLRESVAEWTRMPHVERLELSPLADDDIAALVRARGVPPSGEELRTMVRRAAGNAFYAEELRDADAGGGLPATLADLLLVRVDRLDEAATAVAKAVACAGARPGESLLAEVTGLVDGDLDRALHAAIDQKVLVSDRRGGYRFRHALLAEAVHDDLLPGERRRLHRRYLDALLQAVPPAPAAEIALHAHAADDPAVAFSADVRAGDEAVRVGGHDEASRHYHRALTVAAHAPPGTDLIDVVVAAGDALVAAGALRTAANFFREHLDRLPADDVAGRGRLLLGAGNTAYYADMDDAADRASAAAMQIVSAEPGLLRARVEALRARVLSGVRRDREAVAVAEHALAMAETLGSGEVVADAATTLARLAARGGGDRALIRRRFDTLVADSRAEGHVLGELRGLHQLAFVHYADGDLDEAGRLFRAAMHRAEETGWRWGPYGFDGRVFAAVVDHIRGRWDDVLALTTVGPDVPPLGRALLRAVALLVAAGRGDTAALGDGRELQALWDQDVTLAVHSAAGLIDLFGDAGDLAAAEQVHDDLVTVMTDVWHDACFHARIRNAALLLGQFARVVERLPRVEQLRVVERAAAAEQQVQAMLDGDATLGVEAVAWAGRVHAEADRLRWLANRGAPPPAELERRWRSSVDDFDRFGNVHERARSQTRLAAVLLAAGRTAEAGTVLDAARRTAQAVRAHPLLAEIDRLTGTLEPGTRALTTREREVLAQVARGRSNGDIAARLFISTKTVSVHVSNILAKLGATSRTEAAAIARDRGLLDP, from the coding sequence ATGGCTGAACCGGCATCCGTCCAGCGACCGGCCGCGCGGTCGGCGGTGACGCCGCTGCTCGGTCGTCGGCCGGAGCTGCGACGACTCCTGGAAGCGAGTGGTGTCGAGCCCGGGGGTGTGCCGGCCGCGGTGCTCCTCAGCGGCGACGCCGGGATCGGCAAGACGCGTCTGCTCGAGGAGGCGGTCGTGCGCGCCGCGGGCGCGGGACACCTCGCGCTGGTCGGGCACTGCCTGGATCTCGGTGACGACGCCATGCCCTACCAACCCTTCATCGAGGCGTTCGGTTCGCTGGACGCCGCGCAGAGCGACGAGATCGTGCACCGCCTCCCGGCGCTGGACGCCCTGCTGCCCGCCCGGGCCGGATCGGACGAACGGCGGGGCGGTGTCGACCGGACGGCGCTGTTCGCCGCCATCGCGGCGGCCCTGGACCATCTCGCCGGCACCCAGCCGCTGCTGCTGGTGGTGGAGGACGCGCACTGGGCCGACGGTTCGACGCGGCAGCTGCTGCGGTTCCTGCTCGCCCAACGATTCGTCGCCCCCGTGCACCTGGTGATCAGCTACCGATCCGACGATCTGCACCGCCGCCACCCCCTGCGCGAATCGGTCGCCGAGTGGACCCGGATGCCGCACGTCGAGCGGCTGGAACTCAGTCCGCTCGCCGATGACGACATTGCCGCGCTGGTCCGCGCCCGGGGCGTACCGCCGTCCGGGGAAGAGCTGCGGACGATGGTCCGGCGGGCGGCCGGCAACGCGTTCTACGCCGAGGAGCTGCGCGACGCCGACGCCGGCGGCGGACTGCCAGCGACGCTGGCGGATCTGCTGCTGGTCCGGGTCGACCGCCTGGACGAAGCGGCCACCGCGGTGGCGAAGGCGGTCGCCTGCGCCGGTGCCCGGCCCGGGGAGTCACTGCTCGCCGAGGTCACCGGTCTCGTCGACGGGGACCTCGACCGTGCCCTGCACGCCGCGATCGACCAGAAGGTGCTGGTGAGCGACCGGCGTGGCGGCTACCGGTTCCGCCATGCCCTGCTCGCGGAAGCCGTCCACGACGATCTGCTGCCGGGCGAGCGCCGCCGCCTGCACCGCCGCTACCTCGACGCGCTGCTGCAGGCGGTCCCGCCGGCACCGGCCGCCGAGATCGCACTGCACGCCCACGCTGCCGACGATCCCGCGGTGGCCTTCTCCGCCGACGTCCGCGCGGGCGACGAGGCCGTCCGGGTCGGCGGACACGACGAGGCCTCCCGGCACTACCACCGTGCGCTGACCGTCGCCGCGCACGCGCCGCCGGGCACCGATCTGATCGACGTGGTGGTGGCGGCAGGCGACGCACTGGTGGCGGCGGGGGCGCTGCGGACCGCCGCCAACTTCTTCCGCGAGCACCTGGACCGGCTGCCCGCCGACGACGTGGCGGGCCGGGGCCGCCTGCTGCTGGGAGCGGGCAACACGGCCTACTACGCCGATATGGACGACGCCGCCGACCGTGCCAGCGCCGCGGCGATGCAGATCGTCTCGGCCGAACCGGGCCTGCTCCGGGCCCGGGTCGAGGCGTTGCGCGCCCGCGTGCTGTCCGGGGTGCGGCGCGACCGGGAAGCCGTCGCGGTCGCCGAGCACGCGTTGGCGATGGCCGAGACGCTGGGCTCCGGCGAGGTGGTCGCCGACGCGGCCACGACGCTGGCCCGGCTGGCCGCCCGCGGTGGCGGTGACCGCGCGCTCATCCGGCGGCGGTTCGACACGCTGGTCGCCGACTCCCGCGCCGAGGGTCACGTGCTGGGCGAGTTGCGCGGGCTGCACCAGCTGGCGTTCGTGCACTACGCCGACGGTGACCTCGACGAGGCGGGACGGCTGTTCCGGGCCGCGATGCACCGGGCCGAGGAGACGGGATGGCGGTGGGGGCCGTACGGCTTCGACGGGCGGGTGTTCGCCGCCGTGGTCGACCACATCCGGGGTCGGTGGGACGACGTGCTCGCGCTGACCACCGTCGGACCCGACGTACCGCCGCTCGGACGGGCACTGCTGCGCGCGGTGGCGTTGCTGGTCGCCGCCGGTCGCGGCGACACGGCCGCGCTGGGCGACGGCCGGGAGTTGCAGGCCCTGTGGGATCAGGACGTCACCCTGGCCGTCCACAGTGCCGCCGGGTTGATCGACCTGTTCGGCGACGCCGGCGATCTCGCGGCCGCCGAACAGGTCCACGACGACCTGGTCACGGTGATGACCGACGTGTGGCACGACGCTTGCTTCCACGCCCGGATCCGCAACGCGGCGCTGTTGCTCGGCCAGTTCGCCCGGGTCGTCGAGCGCCTCCCCCGGGTCGAGCAGCTCCGTGTCGTCGAGCGTGCCGCCGCTGCCGAGCAGCAGGTGCAGGCCATGCTGGACGGCGACGCCACCCTCGGGGTCGAGGCGGTCGCGTGGGCCGGTCGGGTGCACGCCGAGGCGGACCGGTTGCGGTGGCTGGCCAACCGCGGCGCGCCGCCACCAGCGGAGCTCGAACGGCGGTGGCGGTCGTCCGTCGACGACTTCGACCGCTTCGGCAACGTCCACGAACGGGCCCGCTCGCAGACCCGCCTCGCGGCGGTGCTGCTGGCCGCCGGTCGCACCGCGGAAGCCGGGACCGTCCTGGACGCCGCCCGCCGGACCGCGCAGGCGGTCCGCGCCCATCCGCTGCTGGCCGAGATCGACCGCCTGACAGGCACTCTCGAACCCGGCACCCGGGCGCTCACCACCCGCGAGCGCGAGGTGCTGGCCCAGGTGGCGCGGGGCCGCAGCAACGGCGACATCGCCGCCCGGTTGTTCATCTCCACCAAGACCGTGTCGGTGCACGTCTCCAACATCCTGGCGAAGCTGGGTGCCACCAGCCGTACCGAGGCGGCGGCGATCGCGCGTGACCGGGGCCTGCTGGACCCGTGA
- a CDS encoding FAD-dependent oxidoreductase, translated as MAAVVVVGAGVVGLSCAVRLLEAGHEVRVLARELPTETTSAVAAALWYPYRAHPEALVTGWSRTGYGAFATLADDPATGVRMLAGTEVLRIPSPDPWWRSAVPSLARTGSPPAPYEDGWSFVAPVIEMPVYLPWLAARVGELGGSLTRRELTALPDGPETVVNATGLGARRTVSDSSVFPVRGQVVYVEQVGLDRWWLDGAAPVYVIPRSRDIVVGGTDDEGEWDLAVDTAVAGTILERACALVPELRGARVVGHRTGLRPARPAVRLEVERRADRSPVVHCYGHGGAGVTLSWGCADEVAALVAGL; from the coding sequence ATGGCAGCGGTGGTCGTGGTGGGCGCGGGTGTGGTCGGACTGTCGTGTGCGGTGCGGCTGCTGGAGGCCGGCCACGAGGTCCGGGTGCTGGCCCGGGAGCTGCCGACGGAGACCACCTCCGCGGTCGCCGCGGCGCTCTGGTATCCGTACCGGGCCCACCCCGAGGCGCTGGTCACCGGGTGGTCGCGCACCGGCTACGGCGCGTTCGCGACGCTGGCCGACGACCCCGCGACCGGCGTCCGGATGCTCGCCGGCACCGAGGTGCTGCGCATCCCGTCACCGGATCCGTGGTGGCGCTCAGCGGTGCCGTCGTTGGCCCGCACCGGATCGCCGCCGGCGCCCTACGAGGACGGCTGGAGCTTCGTGGCCCCGGTGATCGAGATGCCCGTCTACCTGCCGTGGCTGGCCGCGCGGGTGGGGGAGCTCGGCGGCAGCCTCACCCGACGGGAGCTCACCGCGCTGCCCGACGGCCCGGAGACGGTGGTCAACGCGACCGGCCTGGGCGCCCGGCGGACGGTCTCGGACTCCTCGGTGTTCCCCGTCCGAGGACAGGTCGTGTACGTCGAGCAGGTCGGTCTGGACCGGTGGTGGCTGGACGGCGCCGCGCCGGTGTACGTCATCCCGCGCAGCCGCGACATCGTCGTGGGCGGCACCGACGACGAGGGCGAGTGGGACCTCGCCGTCGACACCGCCGTCGCCGGCACGATCCTCGAGCGTGCGTGCGCGCTGGTGCCCGAGTTGCGGGGCGCGCGCGTCGTCGGGCATCGCACCGGCCTGCGGCCGGCGCGGCCCGCCGTCCGCCTCGAGGTGGAGCGGCGCGCCGACCGGTCGCCGGTGGTGCACTGCTACGGCCACGGTGGGGCCGGTGTGACGCTGTCCTGGGGATGCGCCGACGAGGTCGCCGCGCTGGTCGCCGGCCTGTGA
- a CDS encoding FAD-binding and (Fe-S)-binding domain-containing protein — translation MAGLSDTVVRALGAAVGPDAVRTRATDRLGMAHDASHFLLTPAAVATPTDADAVARLFAVSAAQGLPLTFRSGGTSLSGQAVGNGILADTRRHFRGIEVLDGGARVRVGPGATVRQVNQRLSRLGRKLGPDPASESACTIGGVVANNSSGMACGTVQNTYNTVESMVVVLPSGTVLDTADTDADDRLRALEPELHAGLDRLRDRVRGDAASVALLRHQFSMKNTMGYGLNAFLDHDLPVDILSHLVVGSEGTLAFVASVVFRTVPLLSEAVTGLLVFDDLSRATAALPALVSTGPATIELMDAASLRVGQRDLQADPVLRELAVDRHAALLVEYQAESVGEVRARAAAAATVLRSLPLAGPAALSADPRTRAGLWHIRKGLYATVAEARPSGTTAMLEDISVPVPALLPTCEELTRLFDRHGYTDSVIFGHAKDGNIHFMLTERLGAGASLDRFAAFTDDMVDLVLDQGGSLKAEHGTGRVMAPYVRRQYGDELYAVMREIKRLCDPRGVLNPGVIITDDASAHLKNLKTTPTVEAEVDRCVECGYCEPVCPSRDLTTTPRQRIVLRREMQRARELGDTALLAELEREYDYDAVDTCAVDGMCQTACPVLINTGDLMKRLRAEGAGRVARSGWTSAARHWNGATRTASKALDVAAALPSPLVLGPNRLARTVIDHDVLPLWSPELPGGGEPRPRPVSARGSRPASDRDTVDAVYFAACVGTMFGPADGSPGVRSAFETLCERAGLTLRHPEGLPGLCCGTPWKSKGMTGGYEAMTAKVLPALRRASHDGEIPIVCDASSCTEGLRQMLENSVGGGPLMFVDSVAFVEAEVLPRLEISAPLDSLAVHPTCSSTRMGLNGELLAVASAVAAHVTVPATWGCCGFAGDRGLLHPELTAAATAAQGAEVAAGEYDGYASCNRTCELGMTRATGHPYEHILETLERVSR, via the coding sequence ATGGCGGGCCTGAGCGACACGGTGGTACGGGCTCTGGGCGCCGCCGTCGGACCGGACGCTGTGCGCACCCGCGCGACCGACCGGCTGGGGATGGCCCACGACGCCTCGCACTTCCTGCTGACCCCGGCCGCGGTGGCCACCCCCACCGACGCCGACGCGGTGGCCCGGTTGTTCGCGGTCAGCGCCGCCCAGGGCCTGCCCCTGACGTTCCGGTCGGGCGGCACCAGCCTGTCCGGACAGGCCGTCGGGAACGGCATCCTGGCCGACACCCGGCGGCACTTCCGGGGGATCGAGGTGCTCGACGGCGGCGCCCGGGTGCGGGTCGGACCGGGTGCCACCGTGCGTCAGGTCAACCAGCGGCTGTCCCGGCTCGGGCGCAAGCTCGGACCCGACCCCGCGAGCGAGAGCGCCTGCACCATCGGCGGGGTCGTCGCCAACAACTCCAGCGGCATGGCCTGCGGAACGGTCCAGAACACCTACAACACGGTCGAGTCGATGGTGGTGGTGCTGCCCAGCGGCACGGTGCTGGACACCGCGGACACCGACGCCGACGACCGGCTGCGTGCCCTGGAACCGGAGCTGCACGCCGGTCTGGACCGGCTCCGCGACCGGGTCCGGGGCGACGCGGCGTCGGTGGCGCTGCTGCGGCACCAGTTCTCGATGAAGAACACCATGGGATACGGGCTGAACGCCTTCCTCGACCACGACCTCCCCGTCGACATCCTGAGCCACCTCGTCGTCGGCAGCGAGGGCACCCTGGCGTTCGTGGCCTCGGTCGTCTTCCGGACCGTGCCGCTGCTGTCGGAGGCGGTCACCGGGCTGCTGGTGTTCGACGACCTCAGCCGCGCGACCGCGGCGCTGCCGGCCCTGGTGTCGACGGGGCCGGCCACCATCGAGTTGATGGACGCGGCGTCGCTGCGGGTGGGCCAGCGGGACCTGCAGGCGGATCCGGTGCTGCGGGAGCTGGCCGTCGACCGGCACGCGGCGCTGCTGGTCGAGTACCAGGCGGAGTCGGTCGGCGAGGTCCGGGCCCGGGCGGCGGCCGCGGCCACGGTCCTGCGGTCGCTGCCGCTCGCCGGGCCGGCGGCGTTGTCGGCCGACCCGCGCACCCGGGCCGGTCTCTGGCACATCCGCAAGGGGCTGTACGCGACGGTGGCCGAGGCCCGGCCGTCCGGGACCACCGCGATGCTCGAGGACATCTCGGTGCCGGTGCCGGCGTTGCTGCCCACCTGCGAGGAGCTGACCCGGCTGTTCGACCGGCACGGCTACACCGACAGCGTCATCTTCGGGCACGCCAAGGACGGCAACATCCACTTCATGCTCACCGAGCGGCTGGGCGCGGGAGCCTCGCTGGACCGGTTCGCCGCGTTCACCGACGACATGGTCGATCTCGTGCTCGACCAGGGCGGATCGCTGAAGGCGGAACACGGCACCGGGCGGGTGATGGCGCCCTACGTGCGCCGCCAGTACGGCGACGAGCTGTACGCGGTGATGCGTGAGATCAAGCGGCTCTGCGACCCGCGCGGGGTCCTCAACCCGGGTGTCATCATCACCGACGACGCGTCCGCCCACCTGAAGAACCTCAAGACCACCCCCACCGTCGAGGCCGAGGTGGACCGCTGCGTCGAGTGCGGCTACTGCGAACCCGTCTGCCCCAGCCGGGATCTCACCACCACGCCGCGACAGCGGATCGTGCTGCGCCGCGAGATGCAGCGCGCCCGCGAGCTCGGCGACACCGCGCTGCTCGCCGAGCTGGAGCGGGAGTACGACTACGACGCGGTCGACACCTGCGCGGTCGACGGCATGTGCCAGACGGCCTGCCCGGTGTTGATCAACACCGGCGACCTGATGAAGAGGCTGCGCGCCGAGGGCGCCGGCCGGGTGGCCCGCAGCGGCTGGACCTCCGCGGCCCGGCACTGGAACGGCGCGACCCGCACGGCGTCGAAGGCGCTGGACGTGGCGGCCGCGCTGCCGTCGCCCCTGGTGCTCGGCCCCAACCGCCTGGCCCGCACCGTGATCGATCATGACGTGCTCCCGTTGTGGTCGCCGGAGCTCCCGGGCGGCGGTGAGCCGCGGCCCCGACCGGTGTCCGCGAGGGGGAGCCGGCCGGCGTCGGACCGGGACACCGTCGACGCGGTCTACTTCGCCGCCTGTGTGGGGACGATGTTCGGGCCCGCCGACGGGTCACCGGGCGTACGGTCGGCCTTCGAGACCCTTTGCGAGCGTGCCGGTCTGACGCTGCGCCACCCCGAGGGCCTGCCCGGCCTGTGCTGCGGGACGCCGTGGAAGTCCAAGGGGATGACCGGCGGGTACGAGGCGATGACGGCGAAGGTGCTGCCGGCGCTGCGACGGGCCAGTCACGACGGCGAGATCCCGATCGTCTGCGACGCCTCGTCGTGCACCGAGGGTCTGCGGCAGATGCTGGAGAACTCGGTCGGCGGCGGCCCGCTGATGTTCGTCGACAGCGTGGCGTTCGTCGAGGCCGAGGTGCTGCCGCGGCTCGAGATCAGCGCCCCGCTGGACTCTCTCGCGGTGCACCCGACCTGCTCGTCGACCCGGATGGGGCTCAACGGCGAGCTGCTGGCGGTGGCCTCCGCGGTGGCGGCGCACGTCACCGTGCCCGCGACCTGGGGTTGCTGCGGCTTCGCCGGTGACCGCGGACTGCTGCACCCCGAACTGACCGCCGCCGCCACGGCGGCGCAGGGTGCGGAGGTCGCCGCGGGGGAGTACGACGGCTACGCGTCCTGCAACCGGACCTGCGAGCTGGGGATGACGCGGGCCACCGGGCACCCGTACGAGCACATCCTGGAGACGCTGGAGCGCGTCAGCCGCTGA
- a CDS encoding hotdog fold thioesterase has product MTDFTSLGTGELAAKLGIVVTEHTAARTSGTMPVAGNRQPFGLLHGGASAVLAETLGSVHAALVAPAGRMAVGTDLNCTHHRAMSTGTVFGVSTPAHIGRAVASFEIVISDENHRRICTARLTCAYIDAGRARPAPAPPTG; this is encoded by the coding sequence ATGACCGACTTCACCAGCCTGGGTACCGGCGAGCTCGCCGCGAAGTTGGGGATCGTCGTCACCGAGCACACGGCGGCGCGGACCTCGGGGACCATGCCCGTGGCCGGGAACCGGCAGCCGTTCGGGCTGCTGCACGGCGGTGCCTCGGCCGTGCTGGCCGAGACCCTGGGCAGTGTGCACGCAGCCCTTGTCGCCCCGGCCGGCCGGATGGCCGTCGGCACCGACCTGAACTGCACCCACCACCGCGCGATGAGCACCGGGACCGTGTTCGGCGTGAGCACGCCGGCGCACATCGGCCGGGCGGTGGCCAGCTTCGAGATCGTCATCTCCGACGAGAACCACCGACGGATCTGCACCGCCCGGTTGACCTGCGCCTACATCGACGCCGGCCGCGCCCGTCCGGCACCCGCGCCGCCGACCGGCTGA
- a CDS encoding DMT family transporter: MSDSPTVPSVTPAPGRHPARARIGLIQITAAAVLWGTSGVIAQLVHRSTGMGAMDISFWRLAVSAAAMLLIAVPGFRLVVRAARRDPWALTLAGVALAAYQGLYFLSVTTAGVNIATMVSLGTAPVVAALWEAFRRRRVPGLRPTAVIVVAVIGLVLVAGGHGSEAAGPNPTLGVLAALGSGVIYGGSAILGRHLAQHTPAVAMTTLTSVVGAAVLAPFAVFSGPYVVPADAPVSVGVAWAGIAAMGVLATALAYILFNRGLQATESSVAAVLTLIEPLTAAVLAVTVLSEPTGLTTVVGAALLLGSVAVLYLAPGPAGTVERTTAGGVPAGTAPAPPTAG; the protein is encoded by the coding sequence ATGTCCGACTCCCCCACCGTCCCCTCCGTCACGCCCGCCCCCGGCCGCCACCCCGCCCGCGCCCGGATCGGCCTGATCCAGATCACCGCCGCCGCCGTCCTCTGGGGCACCTCCGGCGTCATCGCGCAGCTCGTCCACCGTTCCACCGGCATGGGGGCGATGGACATCAGCTTCTGGCGGCTGGCGGTGTCCGCGGCGGCGATGCTGCTGATCGCCGTCCCGGGCTTCCGGCTCGTCGTCCGCGCCGCCCGCCGCGACCCGTGGGCGCTGACCCTCGCCGGAGTCGCCCTCGCCGCCTACCAGGGCCTCTACTTCCTGTCCGTCACCACGGCGGGCGTCAACATCGCCACCATGGTCAGCCTGGGGACCGCTCCGGTGGTGGCCGCGCTGTGGGAGGCGTTCCGCCGCCGCCGCGTCCCTGGCCTGCGTCCGACGGCCGTGATCGTCGTCGCGGTGATCGGTCTGGTGCTCGTCGCCGGCGGGCACGGCAGCGAGGCCGCGGGTCCGAACCCGACGCTGGGGGTTCTCGCCGCGCTCGGTTCGGGGGTCATCTACGGCGGCAGCGCGATCCTCGGGCGCCACCTCGCCCAGCACACCCCGGCCGTGGCCATGACCACCCTGACCTCAGTGGTGGGCGCCGCCGTCCTCGCCCCGTTCGCCGTGTTCAGCGGTCCGTACGTGGTGCCGGCGGACGCCCCGGTGTCCGTCGGGGTGGCCTGGGCGGGGATCGCCGCGATGGGCGTTCTGGCGACCGCGCTGGCCTACATCCTGTTCAACCGCGGGCTGCAGGCCACCGAGAGCAGTGTGGCGGCGGTGCTCACCCTGATCGAGCCGCTCACCGCGGCGGTGCTCGCGGTGACCGTGCTGTCCGAACCCACGGGACTCACCACGGTCGTCGGCGCCGCGCTGCTACTCGGCTCGGTGGCGGTGCTGTACCTGGCGCCCGGTCCGGCGGGAACCGTCGAACGGACGACGGCCGGTGGTGTCCCGGCGGGGACGGCACCGGCCCCGCCCACAGCCGGCTAG